The following are encoded in a window of Telmatobacter sp. DSM 110680 genomic DNA:
- a CDS encoding VOC family protein — translation MRLNTYLNYGGNCAEAFRFYEEHLGGKIGMMMKHGDMPDPSKVLPNMENAVLHATITIGETMLMASDVPPDRWKPMRSAYLALNVASDGDAERLFAVLAEGGEVFMPMQETFFATRFAQLRDRFGTSWMLIHERPMGGRPQ, via the coding sequence ATGAGACTGAATACTTATTTGAACTACGGCGGCAATTGTGCCGAGGCGTTCCGGTTTTATGAGGAGCATCTGGGCGGCAAGATCGGGATGATGATGAAGCACGGCGATATGCCCGATCCGAGCAAGGTCCTTCCCAACATGGAGAACGCGGTGCTGCACGCGACCATCACGATCGGCGAGACGATGCTCATGGCCAGCGATGTGCCGCCTGATCGGTGGAAGCCCATGCGCAGCGCGTATCTTGCGCTGAATGTTGCAAGCGACGGCGATGCGGAGCGGCTGTTTGCGGTGCTGGCTGAGGGCGGAGAGGTTTTCATGCCGATGCAGGAGACATTTTTTGCGACGCGATTTGCGCAACTCCGCGACAGGTTCGGCACATCATGGATGCTGATTCATGAGAGGCCGATGGGTGGGAGGCCGCAGTAG
- a CDS encoding TonB-dependent receptor: protein MHSSPSGRTRLLQLALSLFMLIFVALAHAQDGAKLTGTVIDGQGKGVGNALVTVKGGGVTRTARADANGAYSVDGLPAGTYVVVADASSFSTATTGGVKLAAGQSEQLEPLTLSVASVAEQITVNSGIESIAAETAPSGGFVEERSAQSLISDTYVENFTSPIADYGEIVQIVPGTFTLSSDGIGLGQSKTYFRGFPDGDFDIDFDGVPFYDTNSPTHHSWAFFPSQWIGGVDFDRSPGSASTIGPTPFGGSIHLLSKPMGNEQDIRGTASYGTWNTKLFDGAYNSGSFGLFGGPKKSNLFVDIHHMTSDGYQTFNYNTRNGGSLLYQYSFSPRTVLTAFSGVIWLDANTYGLNPTRCQTLGLPTGGTYTCTGANSAFIGAGYKFMMTNNSDPVNWLDYQYNNYHVPTDFEYVGLRSELGHGWYLETKPYTYNYDNAELFTNATPITEATTVNGSNTYNGVKIAPCNIQVVKRGVSALPCGVDKYNSYRKYGETSVLSQTSSVGVFRGGLWYEWARTDRHQYPSDPLNHWTDQALPNFAEQFWTNSYQPYAEYEYHATPKLNITAGTKFAAYAFNVLHHADNGKTVGNLCGLGQTTGCPTTVTDTGTFKAWLPSLDFNYRIHPNFSIYAQAATGSIVPPSNVYDFNHTPSAAVPTPGLLTPPKQQKSTTYQIGTVMKLQRFTLDADAYRVRFQNSYSSVIDPTTSETVNFLQPSSVTQGVEFETTAVLARGLNLYLNATAANAFYVGKLNAGTLASPYPVRAPGGLWVQQTPADTEMQGITYQSRGMDLGFFNKRVGEQRVDAGAYHNQAIISPFSTANAYVNYTVRNHSIFDQTKIRISGNNLLDQHNITALTLAGTSTANLIPGTTYVDPFNQTTTISGSDNPTFIPGRSFILSVTFGFAPNERK, encoded by the coding sequence ATGCACTCTTCGCCGAGCGGACGTACCCGTCTGTTGCAACTGGCTCTGTCATTATTCATGTTGATTTTTGTCGCCCTGGCGCACGCGCAAGACGGCGCCAAACTTACCGGCACAGTCATTGACGGGCAGGGCAAGGGGGTCGGGAACGCCCTGGTTACGGTGAAAGGCGGCGGCGTAACACGAACTGCTCGTGCGGATGCCAATGGCGCCTATTCGGTCGATGGTTTGCCTGCAGGGACCTATGTGGTCGTGGCGGATGCTTCAAGCTTTTCTACTGCCACCACAGGCGGAGTCAAGCTTGCAGCCGGACAGTCGGAACAACTCGAACCGCTGACATTGAGCGTCGCCTCTGTGGCGGAGCAGATTACGGTTAATTCCGGGATTGAATCGATCGCGGCGGAGACTGCGCCGAGCGGCGGATTCGTTGAAGAACGTTCGGCCCAGTCGCTAATTTCCGATACTTACGTTGAGAATTTCACGTCGCCGATCGCTGATTACGGCGAGATCGTGCAGATTGTTCCGGGCACGTTTACGTTGAGCAGCGATGGAATCGGCCTCGGCCAGAGCAAGACTTACTTCCGCGGCTTTCCAGATGGCGACTTTGATATCGATTTCGACGGCGTTCCGTTCTACGATACGAACTCTCCCACGCATCACTCCTGGGCGTTCTTCCCGTCGCAATGGATCGGTGGCGTCGATTTTGATCGCAGCCCCGGATCAGCTTCCACCATCGGGCCTACGCCTTTCGGCGGGTCGATCCATCTGCTGTCAAAACCGATGGGGAATGAACAGGACATTCGCGGCACGGCTTCTTATGGGACATGGAACACGAAGCTGTTCGATGGCGCTTACAACTCCGGCAGCTTCGGGCTGTTTGGCGGACCAAAGAAGTCCAATCTTTTTGTAGACATTCACCATATGACGTCGGACGGGTATCAAACCTTCAATTACAACACTCGCAATGGTGGTTCGCTTTTGTATCAGTATTCGTTCTCGCCACGGACGGTGCTGACGGCGTTCAGCGGAGTCATCTGGCTCGATGCGAACACCTATGGGTTGAATCCGACGCGCTGCCAGACGCTGGGATTGCCGACGGGGGGGACTTATACCTGTACGGGCGCCAACTCCGCATTTATCGGAGCAGGTTACAAGTTCATGATGACCAACAACTCCGACCCGGTTAACTGGCTCGACTATCAGTACAACAACTACCATGTGCCGACGGATTTTGAGTACGTTGGACTGCGGAGCGAATTGGGCCACGGCTGGTATCTGGAGACAAAGCCATACACCTATAACTACGACAACGCCGAACTTTTCACCAACGCTACTCCGATCACCGAGGCCACCACAGTTAACGGATCGAACACATACAACGGTGTGAAGATCGCTCCGTGCAATATTCAGGTCGTCAAGAGGGGTGTCTCGGCGCTGCCTTGCGGGGTGGACAAATACAACAGCTATCGCAAATATGGCGAGACATCAGTCTTGTCGCAGACCTCAAGCGTCGGTGTGTTTCGCGGTGGCCTATGGTACGAGTGGGCGCGCACCGACCGTCACCAGTATCCCAGTGATCCCCTGAACCACTGGACAGATCAGGCACTTCCGAATTTTGCCGAGCAGTTCTGGACCAACTCCTATCAGCCTTATGCGGAGTATGAGTATCACGCCACGCCGAAGTTGAATATCACCGCAGGAACGAAGTTCGCGGCATACGCGTTCAATGTTCTGCATCACGCTGACAATGGCAAAACGGTGGGCAATCTCTGCGGTCTTGGACAAACAACCGGATGCCCAACGACTGTAACCGACACGGGCACCTTCAAGGCCTGGCTGCCTTCGCTCGACTTCAACTACCGCATCCATCCGAATTTTTCGATCTATGCGCAGGCAGCAACCGGCAGCATCGTACCGCCGAGCAATGTTTACGATTTCAACCACACGCCGAGTGCGGCGGTTCCGACGCCTGGGTTGCTGACACCGCCGAAGCAGCAAAAATCAACCACCTACCAAATCGGAACGGTGATGAAGCTGCAACGGTTCACGCTGGACGCGGATGCCTATCGTGTGCGGTTCCAGAACAGCTACAGCAGCGTCATTGATCCCACAACCTCAGAGACGGTGAACTTTCTGCAGCCGAGTTCGGTAACCCAGGGTGTGGAGTTTGAAACGACTGCCGTGCTCGCGCGCGGCCTCAATCTCTACCTGAATGCGACAGCGGCCAACGCCTTTTACGTTGGCAAGTTGAACGCAGGAACCCTTGCATCGCCGTACCCAGTGCGGGCTCCGGGAGGCCTATGGGTGCAGCAGACTCCGGCGGATACCGAGATGCAGGGAATCACATACCAGAGCCGAGGCATGGACCTGGGCTTCTTCAACAAACGCGTGGGCGAGCAGCGCGTGGATGCGGGCGCATATCACAACCAGGCCATCATCAGCCCGTTCAGTACCGCCAACGCTTACGTGAACTACACGGTGCGCAACCACTCCATCTTTGACCAGACGAAGATCAGGATAAGTGGCAATAATCTGCTCGACCAGCACAACATCACCGCACTCACTTTGGCAGGAACGTCAACAGCGAACCTGATTCCAGGCACAACCTATGTGGATCCTTTTAACCAGACCACGACAATCAGCGGAAGCGACAATCCCACGTTTATTCCCGGGCGCAGTTTTATTCTTTCGGTGACATTCGGGTTCGCGCCGAACGAGCGGAAGTAA
- a CDS encoding DNA translocase FtsK — MKPIPIILSPTRNRALNMFLGLLLSLVSVLLFLALATYHPADPSINTASGADPAHAVHNWIGLFGSYLSDALFQSFGITVFLFPLWIAGLGWSWIRSRSGGSAILRWMGTALTVIFLPAVFGLFPWHWHWMHALPIEGVMGRVISGTLAVYLNSQGAWLVAAVFAGAGVYFASNINFWTLKTQIEDRWLNLVAWHDRYQNWRDDRAERKRELEERFVEETQPGPAQRLFSGAIPGSPEPQTEEPPPPRTSRLAALFGMKKRATTPEPDPVDEIPAFQRAAKAAEEPIAPRRASIWERTVADAASPVTKAVPASPAKPDAPHPAPVSAVPPAPARSVIEMRLPAPTAPIPASAPTPSPVAQGPAPNSIAIHERADAEERTVTVAPKHVSGFKLPPSTLLNSGSGPQVVREDELRDEARVLVEKCAEFDVTGQVVQINPGPMVTTYEFKPEAGVKYSRVTGLAEDLCLAMRAESILIERMAGKSTVGIQVPNHERETIHLRDVLESETFAKAKSRLTLAMGKDINGRIVTADLASMPHVLIAGSTGSGKSVAINAMIMSLLYRTTPSQVRLILVDPKRVELGMYEGIPHLFTPIITEPKLAANALRNAVREMERRLKLLASRSVRNIDQYNKLFDGAMPSLFDDGQEEQPLPYIVIIIDELADLMMLDRANVEESITRLAQMARAVGIHLVLATQRPSVDVITGLIKANVPTRISFRLATKVDSRTILDTNGAEALLGRGDMLFLPPGTSRLMRLHAPYVSEKETAAVVAFWKDQGQAEYVEGFLEAPRDENKSMEGSSNDGDDNDPMFDDAVRLVFEFGKASTSLLQRRLRIGYGRAAHLIDLMERDGLVGQADGSRPRELLKAPGWLHEIGVADE, encoded by the coding sequence ATGAAGCCGATTCCGATCATTCTGTCGCCGACGCGCAACCGGGCGCTCAACATGTTTCTCGGCCTGCTGTTGTCGCTCGTCTCCGTGCTTCTCTTCCTCGCGCTCGCCACCTATCACCCCGCCGATCCATCGATCAATACCGCTTCGGGCGCAGATCCCGCGCATGCCGTGCACAACTGGATCGGCCTGTTTGGCTCCTATCTGAGCGACGCTCTCTTCCAGTCCTTCGGCATCACGGTCTTCCTTTTTCCGCTGTGGATCGCAGGCCTCGGCTGGAGTTGGATCCGTTCGCGTTCAGGCGGCTCCGCCATTCTGCGCTGGATGGGCACCGCGCTCACCGTCATCTTCCTCCCCGCAGTGTTCGGATTGTTTCCCTGGCATTGGCACTGGATGCATGCCCTACCCATCGAAGGCGTAATGGGACGGGTGATCTCAGGAACGCTCGCCGTCTACCTCAATTCGCAGGGCGCGTGGCTGGTTGCAGCTGTATTTGCCGGTGCAGGCGTTTACTTTGCCTCCAACATCAACTTCTGGACGCTTAAAACCCAGATCGAAGATCGCTGGCTCAACCTCGTTGCCTGGCACGATCGCTATCAGAACTGGCGTGACGACCGAGCCGAGCGGAAACGCGAGTTGGAAGAGCGTTTCGTTGAAGAGACTCAGCCCGGTCCCGCGCAACGTCTCTTCTCAGGAGCCATCCCCGGCTCGCCTGAACCTCAAACTGAAGAACCTCCGCCGCCCCGCACCAGCCGTCTGGCAGCGCTGTTCGGCATGAAGAAGCGCGCCACCACTCCCGAGCCTGATCCGGTTGATGAAATTCCAGCCTTCCAGCGCGCCGCCAAAGCAGCCGAAGAGCCGATCGCCCCTCGACGCGCCAGCATTTGGGAGCGCACTGTTGCTGACGCCGCTTCGCCCGTTACTAAAGCAGTTCCCGCGAGTCCCGCAAAGCCTGACGCTCCCCATCCCGCTCCAGTTTCCGCCGTCCCGCCGGCGCCCGCACGCAGCGTCATTGAAATGCGGCTGCCCGCGCCGACAGCTCCGATTCCCGCATCCGCGCCGACGCCCTCACCGGTCGCACAAGGTCCGGCGCCTAACAGCATCGCCATCCACGAGCGCGCCGATGCCGAGGAACGTACCGTTACGGTAGCGCCCAAGCACGTCAGCGGATTCAAGCTTCCGCCCAGTACTCTGCTCAATTCCGGCTCCGGCCCGCAGGTTGTGCGCGAGGACGAACTCCGCGACGAAGCCCGCGTGCTGGTCGAAAAGTGCGCCGAATTCGATGTCACCGGCCAGGTCGTTCAGATCAACCCCGGCCCTATGGTCACCACCTACGAGTTCAAGCCCGAAGCCGGCGTGAAATACAGCCGCGTTACAGGCCTCGCAGAAGACCTCTGCCTCGCCATGCGCGCCGAAAGCATCCTCATCGAGCGTATGGCCGGTAAAAGCACAGTCGGCATCCAGGTTCCTAATCACGAGCGCGAAACCATCCACCTGCGCGACGTGCTTGAATCCGAAACCTTCGCCAAGGCCAAGTCGCGCCTCACCCTCGCTATGGGCAAAGACATTAACGGCCGCATCGTTACTGCCGATCTCGCGTCGATGCCCCACGTTCTCATCGCAGGATCTACCGGATCCGGCAAATCCGTCGCCATCAATGCGATGATCATGAGCCTGCTTTATCGCACCACGCCATCGCAGGTCCGGCTCATTCTCGTTGATCCCAAACGCGTAGAACTCGGCATGTACGAAGGGATTCCCCACCTCTTCACCCCGATCATTACGGAGCCAAAGCTGGCAGCAAACGCCCTGCGCAACGCCGTCCGCGAGATGGAGCGGCGCCTCAAGCTGCTCGCCAGCCGCAGCGTTCGCAACATCGACCAGTACAACAAGCTCTTCGACGGCGCCATGCCTTCGCTCTTCGACGACGGGCAGGAAGAACAGCCTCTGCCCTACATCGTCATCATCATCGACGAGCTCGCCGACCTCATGATGCTGGACCGCGCCAACGTCGAAGAATCCATCACCCGTCTTGCCCAGATGGCCCGCGCGGTCGGAATTCACCTGGTGCTTGCCACACAGAGGCCCAGCGTCGACGTCATTACCGGACTCATCAAGGCCAACGTTCCCACCCGCATCAGCTTCCGCCTGGCCACCAAGGTCGACTCCCGCACCATCCTCGACACCAACGGCGCTGAAGCCCTTCTGGGCCGTGGCGACATGCTCTTCCTGCCCCCGGGAACCAGCCGCTTGATGCGTCTCCACGCCCCCTACGTCAGCGAGAAGGAGACTGCCGCCGTAGTCGCATTCTGGAAAGATCAGGGCCAGGCCGAGTATGTCGAAGGCTTCCTCGAGGCGCCCCGCGACGAAAACAAGAGCATGGAAGGCTCCAGCAACGATGGAGACGACAACGACCCGATGTTCGACGACGCAGTACGTTTGGTTTTTGAATTTGGAAAAGCCTCTACTTCTTTGCTCCAACGTCGCCTTAGAATTGGCTATGGCCGCGCCGCCCATCTGATTGACCTGATGGAGCGTGACGGCCTGGTCGGCCAGGCTGATGGCTCCCGCCCGCGCGAACTGCTGAAAGCGCCAGGCTGGCTCCATGAAATCGGCGTCGCAGACGAATAA
- a CDS encoding sigma-70 family RNA polymerase sigma factor: MTENPRNPGPASGGTDNNDQANRMGDGITPSIDGVLLGRVRTDDQRAMTELFDRYGSMVYSVALRVLNDPSQAEDVMQEIFFQVWRNPNAFVPGRGSLGAWLAVMARNRAIDSLRRRRPTDSVDDVILASSSDLGSEVERNRMMEKVRVVLKDLPAEQQKSVELAFFEGLTHSEIATRTGDPLGTVKTRIRSALMTLRKAITA, from the coding sequence ATGACTGAGAATCCTCGCAATCCGGGACCGGCTTCGGGCGGTACCGACAACAACGATCAGGCGAATCGCATGGGAGACGGCATTACGCCTTCCATTGACGGAGTGTTGCTTGGTCGAGTGAGGACAGACGATCAGCGGGCTATGACGGAACTCTTCGATCGCTACGGGAGCATGGTGTATTCAGTCGCTTTACGCGTGCTGAACGACCCGTCGCAGGCAGAAGACGTTATGCAGGAGATTTTCTTTCAGGTTTGGCGAAATCCGAATGCATTTGTACCGGGGCGTGGTTCGCTGGGAGCGTGGCTGGCGGTGATGGCGCGCAATCGGGCAATCGATTCGCTGCGGCGAAGAAGGCCGACGGATTCGGTGGACGATGTGATCCTCGCGTCTTCCTCGGATCTTGGGTCGGAAGTTGAGCGCAACCGGATGATGGAGAAGGTCAGAGTGGTATTGAAGGACCTTCCGGCGGAGCAGCAGAAATCGGTCGAACTGGCATTTTTTGAGGGGTTGACGCACTCCGAAATTGCGACAAGGACGGGCGATCCCCTGGGAACCGTAAAGACCAGAATCAGATCGGCATTGATGACTTTAAGAAAGGCGATCACCGCATGA
- a CDS encoding undecaprenyl-diphosphate phosphatase, with product MNVYIQSVLLGIVEGLTEFLPVSSTAHLRLTEAMMHIPLDDAYWKMYTIVIQAGAIFALLLLYLERIVGFVKSFPQGESGDRTWKNHPISLTLIAFFFTSIIALPLHKVSEKHLGSVAVMAWALLLGGIIMWVIDARSSRYEPNTLHVEEMSLGQAIWIGICQSLSAIFPGTSRSMSTIAAAQTIGLDRPSALEFSFLLSIPTMIAATGWDLLKSIHPSQSALAAGAVPVAEVHMTSQNWIVLGIGFVVSFIVALGVVEWFLAWVRRHGFTIFAIYRIILGLLLLIFGNRLFAHS from the coding sequence TTGAACGTCTACATCCAGTCGGTACTTCTCGGCATTGTCGAGGGTTTGACCGAATTTCTGCCCGTCAGTTCTACTGCACACCTTCGCCTCACCGAGGCCATGATGCACATCCCCCTCGATGACGCTTATTGGAAGATGTACACCATCGTCATCCAGGCAGGCGCCATCTTCGCGCTCCTGCTGCTTTATCTCGAGCGCATAGTCGGCTTCGTAAAGAGCTTCCCCCAGGGCGAAAGTGGAGATCGCACCTGGAAGAATCATCCGATCTCTCTCACGCTTATTGCCTTTTTCTTCACATCGATCATCGCGCTGCCTCTCCACAAGGTCAGCGAAAAACATCTGGGCAGCGTAGCCGTTATGGCTTGGGCATTACTTCTCGGCGGTATCATCATGTGGGTCATCGACGCGCGTTCGTCTCGCTACGAGCCCAACACTCTTCACGTCGAGGAAATGAGTCTCGGCCAGGCCATTTGGATCGGCATTTGCCAGTCGCTGTCCGCCATCTTCCCCGGCACGTCGCGCTCGATGTCCACCATCGCTGCTGCCCAGACCATCGGTCTCGATCGCCCATCGGCGCTCGAGTTCAGCTTCCTGCTCTCTATTCCCACCATGATCGCCGCCACCGGTTGGGACCTGCTTAAGTCCATCCACCCCAGCCAATCAGCGTTGGCCGCAGGGGCGGTGCCCGTCGCAGAAGTTCACATGACCAGCCAAAACTGGATCGTACTTGGGATCGGCTTCGTTGTCTCGTTCATCGTGGCCCTCGGCGTGGTCGAATGGTTTCTAGCCTGGGTTCGCCGCCACGGCTTCACCATCTTTGCGATCTACCGCATCATCCTGGGCCTTCTGCTCCTGATCTTCGGCAATCGGCTCTTCGCTCACAGCTGA
- a CDS encoding anti-sigma factor, translated as MMQDEHIPQEDLVLYAMQAMRSHELAAVRVHLDRCAECRQALAEVNGDLALLAVSVDPKPLPEGARERSIARMTSEPSQAAGAGSSVIGIDSKRPARHAAVWIGWLAAAASLLFAFSQEQKVRSLNEQLAQQQQAAAQQAEANARAKQVLDVLTAPTANRVLLTAAKAKPEPSGRAVYLAESGGLVFQASDLAQLAQDKAYELWVIPANGQAPIAAGTFRPDAAGSASVLMPPLPKGVPAKAFGVTIEKAEGSATPTTPIILVGAVPASGE; from the coding sequence ATGATGCAGGACGAACACATACCGCAGGAGGATCTGGTCCTCTACGCAATGCAGGCCATGCGATCGCATGAGCTCGCGGCGGTGCGTGTTCATCTGGATCGCTGTGCGGAGTGCCGACAGGCGTTGGCCGAAGTGAACGGCGATCTTGCTTTGCTGGCGGTAAGCGTCGATCCCAAACCGTTGCCGGAGGGTGCGCGGGAGCGATCCATTGCACGGATGACGTCAGAGCCTTCTCAGGCGGCGGGCGCTGGTTCTTCAGTGATTGGGATCGATTCGAAACGTCCGGCGCGACATGCGGCGGTGTGGATCGGGTGGCTGGCTGCGGCAGCCTCGTTGTTGTTCGCGTTTTCGCAGGAGCAGAAGGTGCGCTCGTTGAACGAGCAGTTGGCACAGCAGCAGCAAGCCGCGGCACAGCAAGCGGAAGCAAATGCACGCGCCAAGCAGGTGCTTGATGTGCTGACGGCACCGACGGCGAATCGCGTTTTATTGACAGCAGCAAAAGCGAAGCCTGAACCTTCAGGACGCGCAGTTTACCTGGCTGAGAGTGGCGGGCTGGTGTTCCAGGCCAGCGATCTTGCACAGCTGGCGCAAGACAAGGCATACGAGCTTTGGGTGATTCCGGCCAATGGACAGGCACCGATTGCAGCGGGCACGTTCCGGCCAGATGCGGCGGGAAGCGCGAGCGTGTTGATGCCTCCGCTGCCAAAGGGTGTTCCGGCGAAGGCGTTCGGGGTGACCATCGAAAAGGCCGAAGGGTCGGCGACACCGACTACTCCCATCATTCTGGTTGGAGCTGTTCCCGCTTCAGGCGAATAA
- a CDS encoding ribonuclease J has translation MQTNKLKIIPLGGLGEFGMNCLAIRWEDDIIVIDAGLMFPETELLGVDIVVPDITYLTENRQHVRAIILTHGHEDHIGGLPWILSELKVPVYATEFTLAYVEGKLEEHQLLDEITLIEITPKEKFTLGPFTIEPIRVTHSLVDCVALAIDTPVGVIIHTGDFKIDLAPLDDKAFDLHTFAEYGKRGVLALLQDSTNVERSGYTPSERAVIPRLHEIFSQTKKKLFFSCFSSSIYRIRIALELARKHGRKAVVLGRSMMESTEIAQDLGYIEVPPGLVINPGQMRDYPPDELMILISGTQGEPMSALSRAAVDNHKHAHIDAGDTVVLSSRIIPGNEKSIFRVIDHLSRREANVIFDDGSHGLIHVSGHGCQEELRLLINLVRPKFFIPVHGDYRNLRRHAQLAMETGAVEHALVIEDGDVLELDATDARKKDKVTAGRILIDSGSTIDVVEDLVVRDRRILSEDGIVLAVLAINKRMGKIEREPEIVMRGFGGADITEEARQVVLKTIDSLSSEQKTDYGMVKEKVRVDLKRLIQKTTGRRPMIMPIILEI, from the coding sequence ATGCAAACAAATAAGCTGAAAATCATCCCCCTCGGCGGCCTCGGCGAATTCGGAATGAACTGCCTTGCGATCCGCTGGGAAGACGACATTATCGTGATCGACGCCGGCCTCATGTTCCCTGAAACGGAGCTCCTCGGCGTAGATATTGTCGTGCCCGACATCACCTACCTCACTGAGAACCGGCAGCACGTCCGCGCCATCATCCTTACCCACGGCCACGAAGACCACATCGGCGGACTGCCCTGGATCCTCAGCGAACTCAAAGTCCCCGTCTACGCCACTGAGTTCACGCTGGCCTACGTCGAAGGCAAGCTTGAAGAGCACCAGCTCCTCGATGAAATCACGCTTATCGAGATCACGCCGAAAGAAAAGTTCACCCTCGGCCCCTTCACAATCGAGCCCATTCGCGTTACGCATTCCCTGGTCGATTGCGTAGCCCTCGCCATCGATACTCCGGTAGGCGTCATCATTCATACCGGCGATTTCAAAATCGATCTCGCGCCACTCGACGACAAGGCCTTCGACCTGCACACCTTCGCCGAATACGGCAAACGCGGCGTGCTCGCCCTGCTGCAGGACTCCACTAACGTCGAACGCTCCGGATACACGCCCAGCGAACGCGCCGTGATTCCCCGCCTCCACGAAATCTTTTCGCAGACAAAGAAGAAGCTCTTCTTCAGTTGCTTCTCGTCTTCCATCTATCGCATTCGCATCGCGCTCGAGCTCGCGCGCAAACACGGCCGCAAAGCAGTCGTCCTTGGCCGCTCCATGATGGAGAGCACTGAAATTGCGCAGGACCTCGGCTATATCGAAGTTCCGCCCGGCCTCGTCATCAACCCCGGCCAGATGCGCGACTATCCGCCCGACGAGCTTATGATCCTCATCAGCGGCACCCAGGGCGAGCCCATGAGCGCCCTCAGCCGCGCCGCGGTCGACAACCACAAGCATGCCCACATCGACGCCGGCGATACCGTCGTGCTTAGCTCCCGTATCATTCCCGGCAACGAGAAGAGCATCTTCCGCGTCATCGATCACCTCAGTCGTCGCGAAGCCAACGTCATCTTCGACGACGGATCCCATGGCCTCATCCACGTCAGCGGACACGGATGCCAGGAAGAGCTGCGCCTCCTCATCAATCTCGTACGCCCCAAGTTCTTCATCCCGGTTCACGGCGACTACCGGAACCTGCGCCGTCACGCCCAGCTCGCCATGGAAACGGGCGCCGTCGAACATGCATTAGTCATTGAAGACGGCGACGTACTCGAACTCGACGCGACCGACGCCCGTAAAAAAGATAAAGTCACCGCCGGCCGCATCCTCATCGACTCCGGCTCCACCATCGATGTTGTTGAAGACCTTGTCGTCCGCGACCGCCGTATCCTCTCGGAAGACGGCATCGTCCTGGCGGTACTGGCCATCAACAAGCGGATGGGCAAGATTGAACGCGAACCGGAGATTGTCATGCGCGGCTTCGGCGGTGCCGACATCACCGAAGAGGCCCGCCAGGTAGTCCTCAAAACCATCGACAGCCTCAGTAGCGAACAGAAGACCGACTACGGCATGGTGAAAGAAAAAGTCCGCGTAGACCTAAAGCGCCTGATCCAGAAAACCACCGGCCGCCGCCCCATGATCATGCCCATCATTCTCGAAATCTGA
- a CDS encoding threonine/serine dehydratase: MTVASDTLVSLDAIRAAADRISGIAVKTPLVRAYLPEINSKVWLKLESLQPIGSFKLRGASNKILQLTPEEISRGVITYSSGNHAQGVAYAAREVGAKAVIVMPSNAPAIKRAATLSYGAEVVDVGVASSERLAKAEELVRKHGYVVIPPYDDEQIITGQATCGLEIIDQLPDVDLVLAPVSGGGLLSGVATAVKRLCPNVKVFGVEPELAGDTAESFRTGKIVTWPAELTSRTIADGLRTQSVGERNFAHIQAFVDGIITVTEAEIRAAMRAIIACARIVPEPSGAVTTAALLFHAAQLPSYKNVVAIVSGGNVDPALLAQVLTETGA, from the coding sequence ATGACCGTCGCCTCCGATACTCTCGTCTCCCTCGACGCCATTCGCGCAGCAGCCGACCGCATCTCCGGCATTGCGGTCAAAACCCCGCTCGTGCGCGCGTATCTGCCCGAAATCAACTCCAAAGTCTGGCTCAAATTAGAGAGCCTTCAGCCCATCGGCAGCTTCAAACTGCGCGGCGCCTCCAACAAGATTCTCCAGCTAACGCCGGAAGAAATCTCCCGCGGCGTCATCACCTACTCCAGCGGCAACCACGCCCAGGGCGTCGCCTACGCAGCACGCGAGGTCGGCGCTAAAGCTGTCATCGTGATGCCGTCGAATGCCCCCGCCATCAAACGCGCCGCAACCCTGTCTTATGGCGCTGAAGTTGTCGATGTAGGAGTAGCCTCCAGCGAGCGCCTCGCCAAGGCCGAAGAACTCGTTCGCAAGCACGGCTACGTCGTTATCCCGCCTTATGACGATGAACAGATCATTACCGGTCAGGCTACTTGCGGCCTCGAAATTATCGACCAACTGCCCGACGTCGACCTCGTTCTCGCTCCCGTGTCTGGCGGAGGTCTGCTCAGCGGAGTCGCCACCGCAGTCAAACGTCTGTGCCCCAACGTCAAAGTTTTCGGCGTCGAACCTGAGCTCGCGGGCGACACCGCTGAGAGCTTCCGCACCGGCAAGATCGTTACGTGGCCCGCGGAACTGACCTCGCGCACCATCGCCGACGGCCTCCGCACTCAAAGTGTCGGCGAGCGCAACTTCGCCCACATCCAGGCCTTCGTCGACGGCATCATCACCGTAACCGAAGCTGAGATTCGCGCTGCTATGCGTGCCATCATCGCGTGCGCGCGCATCGTACCGGAGCCCAGCGGAGCCGTCACCACTGCCGCGCTGCTCTTCCACGCGGCACAGCTTCCGTCGTACAAGAACGTCGTAGCTATCGTTAGCGGAGGCAACGTCGACCCCGCCCTGCTAGCTCAGGTGCTCACAGAAACCGGCGCGTAA